A genome region from Glutamicibacter arilaitensis Re117 includes the following:
- the mmsB gene encoding 3-hydroxyisobutyrate dehydrogenase: MSTYAWIGLGNMGGPMTANLVAAGHTVRGYDLDAEACKAAATGGVQIAGSIAEAMDQADAVFTMLPKGEHVRSVYEADDGIWANATNHMLLADSSTVDIETSRAIHAGSQERGLNFIDAPVSGGISGAAAGTLAFMLGGAPELMERATEFIAPMSGKTIVAGGPSMGIAAKICNNMMLFIDLMASAEGSQLAEALGLDPEVFWQIASVSSGRSWAQQTWYPVPGIIDTAAANNNFEATFRTDLARKDIGLALDAGQSTGVQLPAASLAREHFDELISQGLGDKDCSLIVKNLLPDGVVRGWNPKETESAPSAAS, from the coding sequence ATGAGCACGTACGCATGGATTGGCCTAGGCAACATGGGCGGACCGATGACCGCGAACCTGGTGGCCGCCGGGCACACCGTGCGCGGCTACGACCTGGACGCAGAAGCCTGCAAGGCTGCAGCAACCGGCGGGGTGCAGATTGCCGGCTCGATCGCCGAAGCCATGGACCAGGCCGATGCAGTGTTCACCATGCTGCCCAAGGGCGAGCACGTGCGTTCGGTCTATGAAGCCGACGACGGAATCTGGGCCAACGCGACCAACCACATGCTGCTGGCAGATTCCTCCACCGTGGACATCGAAACCTCCCGGGCCATCCACGCAGGTTCCCAAGAACGCGGACTGAACTTCATCGACGCCCCGGTCTCCGGCGGCATCTCCGGTGCCGCAGCTGGAACCCTGGCCTTCATGCTCGGCGGAGCACCGGAGCTGATGGAACGGGCCACCGAATTCATCGCACCGATGAGCGGCAAGACCATCGTTGCCGGGGGCCCCTCCATGGGCATCGCCGCCAAGATCTGCAACAACATGATGCTGTTCATCGACCTGATGGCCAGCGCCGAAGGCTCCCAGCTGGCTGAAGCACTGGGCCTGGACCCCGAGGTGTTCTGGCAGATCGCCTCGGTATCCTCGGGACGCTCCTGGGCGCAGCAGACCTGGTACCCGGTGCCCGGCATCATCGACACTGCGGCGGCGAACAACAACTTCGAGGCAACCTTCCGCACCGATCTTGCCCGCAAGGACATCGGACTGGCACTGGATGCCGGGCAAAGCACCGGGGTGCAGCTGCCAGCAGCCAGCTTGGCTCGCGAGCACTTCGACGAGCTGATCAGCCAAGGGCTGGGGGATAAGGACTGCTCGCTGATCGTGAAGAACCTGTTGCCAGATGGCGTGGTGCGCGGCTGGAACCCGAAGGAAACCGAGTCCGCTCCGAGCGCTGCGAGCTGA
- a CDS encoding CHY zinc finger protein, which yields MKKWGNPAHPAALRGVRMDGQTRCAHYHSLFDVIALKHDCCATFYPCHLCHAELADHQAEPWPADRFDEPAVLCGVCSTQLSPAEYLETSSCPNCQALFNPGCKLHLDLYFEMKSAA from the coding sequence ATGAAGAAATGGGGAAATCCGGCGCACCCTGCAGCATTGCGAGGCGTGCGCATGGATGGGCAAACTCGGTGCGCCCACTACCACTCGCTCTTCGATGTGATCGCGCTGAAGCACGATTGCTGCGCGACCTTCTACCCCTGCCACCTTTGCCATGCCGAGCTCGCCGATCACCAGGCAGAGCCGTGGCCGGCAGACAGGTTCGATGAACCGGCGGTACTCTGCGGAGTCTGCAGCACGCAGCTGAGCCCCGCAGAATATCTGGAAACCAGTTCCTGCCCGAACTGCCAGGCACTGTTCAATCCGGGCTGCAAACTGCATCTGGACTTGTACTTCGAGATGAAGTCAGCCGCCTAG
- a CDS encoding amidohydrolase, with the protein MPTTFGLTDTETQSLHEDYLHLHRNPELSMQEHNTAAYIESKLSELGIEHFRCGGTGVVGILRNGQGPTVAFRADSDGLPIAEDTKVDYASTARGVLADGTEVPVMHGCGHDTHVASALGAARVLARSTESWAGTVVFIFQPGEETSAGAASMVADGLWDQAPRPTVVLGQHVFPFATGNIHLTPESAMAMANSLEVTLYGKQAHGSQPQDSIDPIVLGANIITRLQTITSRELHPLDSAVVTCGSFHSGLKENIIPDTAVFTLNVRTLTEPVRDQVLKAITRIIDAEAVASGAPAPKITELYRFPRLYNDPEQTNNVFGALSEEFGAEQVRLVPPLMGSEDFGALGDAIGVPNVFWMFGGADPEDPAPAGNHSPFFLPEYRGALDSGVRAALAGIRHYLGA; encoded by the coding sequence ATGCCTACCACCTTCGGGCTGACCGATACCGAAACCCAGTCCCTTCACGAGGACTACCTGCATCTGCACCGCAATCCGGAGCTGTCCATGCAGGAGCACAACACCGCGGCCTACATCGAATCCAAGCTCAGCGAGCTGGGCATCGAGCATTTCCGTTGCGGCGGCACCGGAGTGGTGGGCATCCTGCGCAATGGCCAGGGGCCCACCGTGGCCTTCCGCGCCGACAGCGACGGCCTGCCAATCGCTGAAGACACCAAGGTGGACTATGCTTCCACCGCCCGAGGCGTGCTCGCCGACGGCACCGAAGTTCCGGTGATGCATGGTTGCGGCCACGACACCCACGTGGCCAGCGCCTTGGGTGCGGCTCGGGTTTTGGCACGCAGCACCGAGTCATGGGCCGGCACGGTGGTATTCATCTTCCAGCCCGGCGAGGAGACCAGCGCCGGGGCAGCCTCCATGGTGGCTGATGGACTGTGGGACCAGGCGCCGCGGCCCACCGTGGTCCTGGGCCAGCATGTTTTCCCCTTCGCCACCGGCAATATCCACCTCACCCCGGAATCGGCCATGGCAATGGCCAACTCGCTAGAGGTCACCCTCTATGGCAAGCAGGCCCATGGATCCCAGCCCCAGGATTCCATTGACCCGATCGTGTTGGGTGCCAACATCATCACCCGGTTGCAGACCATCACCTCGCGTGAACTGCACCCGCTGGATTCAGCCGTAGTGACCTGCGGTTCGTTCCACTCGGGGCTGAAGGAAAACATCATTCCGGACACCGCCGTATTCACGCTGAACGTGCGGACCCTGACCGAACCGGTCCGAGACCAGGTGCTCAAGGCGATCACCCGGATCATCGATGCCGAGGCAGTCGCTTCGGGCGCACCGGCACCGAAGATCACCGAGTTGTACCGCTTCCCGCGCCTGTACAACGACCCGGAACAGACAAACAATGTCTTCGGGGCACTAAGTGAAGAGTTCGGCGCGGAACAGGTTCGACTGGTGCCGCCGCTGATGGGCTCGGAAGACTTCGGTGCCTTGGGCGATGCCATCGGCGTGCCCAATGTGTTCTGGATGTTCGGCGGAGCGGATCCTGAAGATCCGGCACCGGCAGGGAACCACTCCCCGTTCTTCCTGCCTGAATACCGCGGTGCGCTGGATTCCGGCGTACGCGCCGCGTTGGCCGGGATCCGCCATTACTTGGGCGCCTAG
- a CDS encoding P-loop NTPase family protein: MQPCRLQIFGASGSGTTTLARAVADAWSVPHADSDDYFWIPTDPPYSKQRAPADRSRLMNEVFVPRKAWVLSGSIQGWGDDVLAHVDAFVFLTLDPEVRMRRLAERETLRLSRDYLEPGAMGEFMVWAGGYDDPEFSGRSRAGHEKWLKTEERPVLRLDSAQPVAQMCQAIVDWEPSWLR; this comes from the coding sequence ATGCAACCATGCCGACTGCAGATCTTCGGTGCCAGCGGGAGCGGCACCACCACCCTCGCGCGTGCCGTTGCCGACGCCTGGTCGGTGCCGCATGCCGATAGCGATGACTACTTCTGGATCCCGACCGATCCTCCCTACTCCAAGCAGCGTGCGCCAGCTGACCGGAGCAGGCTCATGAATGAGGTCTTTGTTCCGCGCAAGGCCTGGGTGCTGTCCGGATCAATCCAGGGCTGGGGAGACGACGTACTGGCCCACGTCGACGCTTTCGTTTTCCTGACATTGGATCCCGAAGTGCGCATGCGCCGGCTTGCAGAGCGCGAGACGCTGCGCTTGTCCAGAGATTATTTGGAACCCGGAGCCATGGGCGAGTTCATGGTTTGGGCCGGTGGCTACGACGACCCGGAATTCAGCGGACGCAGCCGTGCCGGGCATGAGAAGTGGCTGAAGACAGAAGAGCGTCCGGTGCTCCGCCTGGACAGCGCTCAGCCGGTGGCGCAAATGTGCCAGGCCATCGTGGACTGGGAGCCGTCCTGGCTGAGGTGA
- a CDS encoding universal stress protein: MSIMVMGVEPGMSPAVLAAAASLARGLDAKLVCIHADSGRFVTDKLAEGNLLASAAPLSEELAWEINSVVTGVELESYTVAGDPAKVLAAVAEQLDAQMIVVGTRRPGIRNKMAQLVEGSIAVALAHKQHRPVLVIPQQPSEENELPWD, encoded by the coding sequence ATGAGCATCATGGTCATGGGCGTGGAGCCGGGGATGTCCCCGGCAGTATTGGCCGCGGCGGCTTCGCTGGCGCGCGGCCTGGATGCGAAATTGGTGTGCATCCATGCCGACTCCGGACGTTTCGTCACCGACAAGCTTGCCGAAGGAAACCTGCTGGCTTCGGCTGCTCCGCTCTCCGAGGAACTCGCCTGGGAAATCAACTCGGTGGTTACCGGTGTCGAGCTTGAAAGCTACACGGTGGCCGGCGACCCGGCCAAGGTGCTCGCTGCCGTTGCCGAACAGCTCGATGCGCAGATGATCGTCGTGGGCACCCGGCGTCCGGGGATCCGCAATAAGATGGCTCAGCTGGTCGAGGGATCAATCGCCGTGGCGCTGGCCCATAAGCAGCACCGCCCGGTCCTGGTGATTCCACAGCAACCTTCCGAAGAAAACGAACTGCCCTGGGACTAG
- a CDS encoding MFS transporter, protein MASETSSKAERKGLRRVVAASMAGTVVEWYEFFLYATAATLVFNKIFFPDTGNDLDNIIKAFLTYAVGFIARPIGGIVFGHFGDKYGRKHLLQVAIVLVGATTFLMGCLPTFDSIGYAAPVLLIVLRFAQGFAVGGEWGGAVLLVAEHAPNKERGFWSSWPQAAVPVGNLLATVVLLELSATLSDAAFLAWGWRIGFWLSVVIVVVGYYIRTRVSDAPIFKEAKAELEQNAAAGYGVGEVFKRYPRGVFTAMGLRFGENIMYYMVVTFSITYMATQLKMDTSTILGLMLIAHVFHAIMVPIIGRFTDSRGRRPVYATGVVLMAVWGVAAFPIFNTGNDAVILATIMLGLFVHGLMYAGQPAIMAEMFPTRMRYSGVSLGYQVTSIVAGSMAPIIATFLLKVYGSWVPVAGYIVFAALVTLVAVYFMKETKGVDLGAIDEADRLATSGEAAVANRLKVRK, encoded by the coding sequence GTGGCAAGCGAAACGTCATCGAAGGCCGAGCGCAAGGGGTTGCGCCGGGTCGTAGCAGCCTCCATGGCTGGCACCGTCGTCGAATGGTATGAATTCTTCCTCTACGCGACGGCGGCGACGCTGGTCTTCAACAAGATCTTCTTCCCGGATACGGGCAACGATCTGGATAACATCATCAAGGCCTTCCTGACCTACGCGGTCGGATTCATCGCCCGCCCGATCGGCGGCATCGTCTTCGGCCACTTCGGTGACAAGTACGGACGCAAGCACCTATTGCAGGTTGCCATCGTTCTCGTTGGCGCAACGACGTTCCTGATGGGCTGCCTGCCCACCTTCGACTCCATCGGCTACGCCGCGCCGGTGCTGCTGATCGTGCTGCGCTTCGCCCAGGGCTTCGCGGTAGGCGGGGAATGGGGCGGCGCGGTGCTGCTGGTTGCAGAGCACGCACCAAACAAGGAACGCGGATTCTGGTCTTCCTGGCCGCAGGCAGCAGTGCCGGTGGGCAACCTGCTGGCCACCGTGGTGCTGCTGGAGCTTTCGGCGACGCTCAGCGACGCTGCCTTCCTGGCCTGGGGCTGGCGCATCGGCTTCTGGCTCTCGGTGGTCATTGTGGTGGTTGGCTACTATATCCGCACCCGGGTTTCTGATGCACCGATCTTCAAGGAAGCCAAGGCCGAGCTGGAGCAGAATGCCGCTGCCGGATACGGCGTAGGCGAAGTCTTCAAGCGCTATCCACGCGGCGTGTTCACCGCGATGGGCCTGCGCTTTGGCGAGAACATCATGTACTACATGGTGGTGACCTTCTCCATCACCTACATGGCCACCCAGCTGAAGATGGACACCTCCACCATCCTGGGCCTGATGCTCATTGCACACGTCTTCCACGCCATCATGGTTCCAATCATCGGGCGCTTCACAGACAGCCGCGGACGCCGTCCGGTTTACGCCACGGGCGTGGTGCTCATGGCCGTATGGGGCGTGGCGGCCTTCCCGATATTCAACACCGGCAACGATGCCGTCATCCTGGCCACCATCATGCTGGGACTGTTCGTCCACGGCCTGATGTACGCCGGACAGCCGGCCATCATGGCAGAGATGTTCCCGACGCGCATGCGCTACTCCGGTGTCTCGCTGGGCTACCAGGTCACCTCGATCGTGGCCGGTTCGATGGCTCCGATCATCGCCACCTTCCTGCTCAAGGTCTACGGATCCTGGGTTCCAGTGGCCGGCTACATCGTGTTCGCCGCGCTGGTCACCCTGGTGGCCGTGTACTTCATGAAGGAAACCAAGGGCGTTGACCTGGGAGCCATCGACGAGGCCGACCGTTTGGCCACCAGCGGCGAGGCAGCCGTTGCCAACAGGCTGAAGGTCCGGAAGTAG
- a CDS encoding alcohol dehydrogenase catalytic domain-containing protein — protein MRQIQAAVLEHAQNQKPYAEHQPLVIRQLQLEEPGPGEVLVRITAAGLCHSDLSVIDGNRPRPLPMVLGHESAGIVEQVGRGVDLAIGQQVISVFLPRCEKCDACATGGKLPCSAGSQSNAEGTLLGGARRLFLDGTPVHHHLGVSAFASHAVMDARSLIPVGADVPAPVAAVLGCAVLTGGGALRNAAKATGDQDIAIVGLGGVGMAALLVAAGQRTTGKILAIDANEEKLAIARELGADDACTPQQAEGRTAQIVIEAAGHPRAFETAMQVSAVGSTVVTVGLPAPGAMSSIEPLALTAGARTVIGSYMGSALPARDIPCYEQLWCEGKLPLEKLVKTRALAEINQALDELAEGRSVRQVLLA, from the coding sequence ATGCGCCAGATCCAAGCCGCAGTGCTTGAGCACGCACAGAACCAGAAACCCTACGCCGAGCACCAGCCGCTGGTGATCCGCCAGCTGCAGCTGGAGGAACCCGGGCCTGGCGAAGTGCTGGTTCGCATCACCGCCGCTGGCCTGTGCCATTCTGACCTGTCGGTCATCGACGGGAACCGTCCGCGGCCCCTGCCGATGGTTCTGGGCCACGAATCAGCCGGGATCGTTGAACAGGTGGGCCGGGGCGTGGATCTGGCAATCGGCCAGCAGGTGATCTCCGTCTTCCTGCCGCGCTGCGAAAAATGCGATGCCTGCGCCACCGGCGGCAAGCTGCCGTGCAGCGCCGGAAGCCAGTCCAATGCCGAGGGCACACTGCTAGGTGGCGCTCGCCGGCTGTTTCTGGACGGAACCCCGGTGCACCACCACCTCGGTGTTTCCGCCTTTGCCAGCCATGCGGTGATGGATGCGCGCAGCCTCATCCCGGTAGGAGCAGACGTTCCTGCTCCGGTAGCGGCCGTGCTGGGCTGTGCCGTGCTGACCGGAGGAGGAGCGTTGCGCAACGCCGCGAAGGCAACCGGTGACCAGGACATTGCCATCGTTGGCCTTGGTGGAGTGGGCATGGCCGCCTTGCTGGTAGCTGCGGGACAGCGAACCACCGGGAAGATCTTGGCAATCGACGCCAATGAAGAAAAACTGGCCATCGCCAGGGAACTTGGCGCCGATGATGCCTGCACCCCGCAGCAAGCAGAAGGACGCACCGCGCAGATTGTCATCGAAGCAGCCGGTCACCCGCGGGCCTTCGAAACCGCAATGCAGGTCAGTGCCGTGGGGTCCACCGTGGTGACCGTGGGGTTGCCAGCTCCCGGGGCGATGAGCAGCATCGAGCCATTGGCGCTGACCGCGGGGGCGCGTACGGTGATCGGCAGCTATATGGGTTCGGCCTTGCCGGCGCGGGACATTCCCTGCTATGAGCAGCTTTGGTGTGAAGGCAAGCTTCCACTGGAAAAGCTCGTGAAGACCAGAGCGCTGGCTGAAATCAATCAGGCGCTGGATGAGTTGGCGGAAGGCCGTTCGGTGCGCCAGGTGCTTTTGGCCTGA
- the ppgK gene encoding polyphosphate--glucose phosphotransferase, with the protein MASSDASASTSQFAAIGLDLGGSSIKYGLIGTDGKLVEETFSQATTPEGAHPDDVAQVMARIISQLQQLTGDELADIPVGITVPGIVIDGVVHSAANIDKAWVGLDATAKFSALLGREVSVLNDADAAGVAEVYAGAGAVNGQPIKGSTMLLTLGTGIGSAFFRDGVLFPNVEFGHLEIDGFNAESKAAARVMREENLTWEQYIARLQRYLSHVEFLCSPDLIIIGGAISEDHEKFLPQLDLRAKIVPAKFNNAAGVLGAAQRALHPGN; encoded by the coding sequence ATGGCATCATCCGACGCATCGGCATCCACATCGCAGTTCGCTGCCATCGGCCTTGATCTAGGTGGATCGTCGATTAAATACGGTTTGATCGGCACCGACGGAAAGCTTGTCGAAGAGACCTTCAGCCAGGCCACCACCCCAGAAGGCGCACATCCAGATGATGTTGCGCAGGTAATGGCCCGGATCATTTCCCAGCTGCAGCAGCTTACCGGTGATGAACTGGCAGATATTCCTGTGGGCATCACCGTGCCGGGTATTGTCATTGACGGCGTGGTGCACTCGGCAGCAAATATCGACAAGGCCTGGGTCGGGTTGGATGCCACCGCCAAATTCAGCGCGCTGCTGGGCCGCGAAGTCTCTGTGCTCAATGATGCTGACGCGGCTGGCGTAGCAGAAGTCTATGCAGGGGCCGGCGCCGTGAACGGACAGCCGATCAAAGGCAGCACCATGCTGCTGACCCTGGGCACCGGCATCGGGTCGGCGTTCTTCCGCGATGGCGTGCTCTTCCCGAATGTTGAATTCGGCCACCTGGAGATCGACGGCTTCAACGCAGAAAGCAAAGCAGCCGCCCGCGTCATGCGCGAAGAGAACCTGACCTGGGAGCAATACATCGCCCGGTTGCAGCGCTACCTGTCCCATGTGGAATTCCTCTGCAGCCCGGATTTGATCATCATCGGCGGGGCGATCTCCGAAGACCACGAAAAGTTCCTGCCACAGCTGGACCTGCGTGCCAAGATCGTTCCTGCCAAATTCAACAACGCCGCCGGAGTCCTGGGTGCCGCACAGCGCGCCCTGCATCCTGGCAATTAG
- a CDS encoding ROK family transcriptional regulator: MTDSTAGPRALATLTDIRVFDYLCQAPATRTQIAAELGISKPTASQAISRLQENGLAVSIERANEPKRGRVPEHYALDSSFGHLLALCLQAEYLQMRATDLSGKTLVDRLYPLTAHTSATEVEQMAAREVARVAGELKSPLLAGAVSQSAPVLREGNPRVRPTPIFPSSGANLAGAFPDGIEVLLDNDVNWMAVAEAGQSNQSLMMLYIGSGLGAGLVIDGQLHRGKHGTAGELETQLIGDSNLREALGAAGMFQTRVLWEKLADKRNWPAFFAPLSQVLSNLIGFVDPERVVAIGPGLTPEMCLDFERELNQKLLEPVQIQLSTLGTDAAARGALAGARELALDHLWENYRVR; the protein is encoded by the coding sequence GTGACTGATTCCACTGCGGGGCCTCGTGCCCTGGCTACCCTGACCGACATCCGGGTATTCGACTACCTGTGCCAAGCTCCAGCGACGCGTACTCAGATTGCAGCGGAGCTGGGCATTTCCAAGCCCACCGCATCGCAGGCCATTTCCCGCCTTCAGGAGAACGGGCTGGCCGTATCCATTGAACGGGCTAACGAGCCCAAGCGCGGACGCGTGCCCGAGCACTATGCGTTGGACAGCAGCTTCGGCCACCTGCTTGCACTGTGCTTGCAGGCCGAATACCTGCAGATGCGCGCCACCGATTTGAGCGGCAAGACCTTGGTGGACCGCCTGTACCCGCTCACTGCGCACACCAGTGCAACCGAAGTGGAGCAGATGGCAGCGCGCGAAGTTGCCCGCGTAGCCGGCGAACTCAAATCCCCTCTGCTGGCCGGTGCGGTCAGCCAGTCGGCCCCGGTGCTTCGCGAGGGGAATCCGCGCGTACGCCCCACCCCGATTTTCCCTTCCTCCGGCGCGAACCTCGCGGGGGCCTTCCCTGACGGGATTGAAGTACTGCTGGACAATGACGTGAACTGGATGGCGGTGGCCGAAGCCGGCCAGAGCAACCAGTCGCTGATGATGCTCTACATCGGTTCGGGCCTCGGTGCCGGACTGGTGATCGACGGACAGCTGCACAGGGGCAAGCACGGCACCGCCGGCGAATTGGAAACCCAGCTGATAGGCGATTCGAACCTGCGTGAGGCGCTGGGTGCGGCAGGCATGTTCCAGACCCGCGTGCTCTGGGAGAAGCTGGCCGACAAGCGCAACTGGCCAGCCTTTTTCGCCCCGCTAAGCCAGGTGCTCTCGAACCTCATTGGGTTTGTGGATCCCGAACGCGTGGTGGCCATCGGCCCGGGTCTGACCCCTGAAATGTGCCTTGACTTCGAGCGTGAACTGAACCAGAAACTCTTGGAGCCCGTGCAGATCCAGCTTTCCACGCTGGGTACCGACGCCGCGGCGCGCGGAGCGTTGGCCGGTGCCCGAGAATTGGCGTTGGATCACTTGTGGGAAAACTACCGGGTACGTTGA
- a CDS encoding HAD family hydrolase encodes MHTIDPNAQIKLVAVDMDGTFLDGQGKIPEAAWALIDQLQARGIKFVPASGRQFATLREQFAQLGDIAIIAENGTVVMNGEKEIYSNIIDPAAVASVIQAVQGQSSLDAGLVLCGRRTAYVERSDEAFTAAVAPYYRAVQVVEDLSQVEDEIIKMAINVGTGAVKEMAAALDVPLQVVISGSHWVDAMNHGVHKGLALNALQEKLGITADETAVFGDYPNDLEMIKAATYSFAMANAHPVVAEAANFTAPSNLEHGVLQVLGAYLDGREQL; translated from the coding sequence ATGCACACGATTGACCCGAACGCCCAGATCAAGCTCGTCGCCGTAGATATGGACGGTACCTTCCTGGACGGCCAGGGCAAGATCCCAGAAGCAGCATGGGCTCTGATCGACCAGCTCCAGGCTCGCGGGATCAAGTTCGTGCCGGCATCGGGACGCCAATTCGCTACCCTGCGCGAGCAGTTCGCGCAGTTGGGAGACATTGCCATCATTGCCGAAAACGGCACCGTGGTGATGAACGGCGAAAAAGAGATCTACTCGAACATCATTGATCCGGCAGCGGTAGCCTCGGTCATCCAAGCGGTGCAAGGGCAATCCTCGCTTGATGCAGGGCTGGTGCTGTGCGGACGACGCACCGCATATGTGGAGCGCAGCGATGAAGCCTTCACCGCAGCAGTTGCTCCGTACTACCGTGCCGTGCAGGTAGTTGAGGACCTGTCCCAAGTTGAGGACGAGATCATCAAAATGGCCATCAACGTGGGAACTGGTGCGGTCAAGGAGATGGCAGCAGCGTTGGATGTGCCATTGCAAGTGGTCATTTCCGGCAGCCACTGGGTCGATGCCATGAACCATGGTGTGCACAAGGGCTTGGCTTTGAATGCTTTGCAGGAGAAGCTGGGCATCACTGCCGATGAAACGGCAGTCTTCGGCGATTACCCCAATGATCTGGAAATGATCAAGGCCGCAACCTACTCATTTGCGATGGCCAATGCGCATCCGGTGGTTGCTGAAGCCGCGAACTTCACTGCCCCATCTAACCTCGAGCACGGCGTGCTGCAGGTGCTGGGCGCTTATCTCGACGGACGCGAACAGCTCTAG
- a CDS encoding LysR family transcriptional regulator produces MERQIDYRHLESLIALLTVARLGRYTAAANVLGVNHSTISRRIDALQKAMGGHLLTRSPNGWELTDLGRRAMASAEAIEQAVEAIGSEKDTGGLAGHVRIAAPDAFSAHLAAPALAKLQAKHPQLVFEIVSETTRARQTRTGMDLEIVIGEPNVRKAASTKLMDYELRLYATAEYLEAHGTRVALEDLAGHRLNYYIDTALTVDKLDEATSVLPPIQRAISSTSIAVQYAATMNHAGIGLLPTFLSEHYPNMIPVLHDQFTYHSEYWLVGREEALRSRAVQETVRALNDAATTGDWFIPPFPAYDLSRG; encoded by the coding sequence ATGGAGCGCCAGATCGATTACCGCCATCTCGAATCCCTCATAGCCTTGCTGACTGTTGCACGCTTGGGCCGCTACACCGCTGCGGCGAATGTCCTCGGGGTGAACCACTCGACCATTTCCCGGCGCATCGATGCGCTGCAAAAAGCCATGGGAGGCCACCTGCTCACGCGCTCCCCCAATGGCTGGGAACTGACCGATCTGGGCCGGCGGGCCATGGCCAGCGCCGAAGCGATCGAACAGGCAGTAGAAGCCATTGGCTCGGAGAAAGACACCGGTGGCCTGGCCGGCCACGTGCGCATCGCTGCCCCCGATGCCTTCAGTGCCCACTTGGCGGCTCCGGCTTTGGCCAAGTTGCAGGCGAAGCATCCGCAGCTGGTGTTCGAGATCGTTTCGGAAACCACCCGTGCCCGGCAGACGCGTACCGGCATGGATCTGGAAATCGTCATTGGCGAGCCCAATGTCCGCAAGGCCGCCTCTACGAAACTCATGGATTACGAGTTGCGGCTTTATGCCACAGCCGAATACCTCGAAGCCCACGGCACGCGAGTTGCGCTTGAGGACCTGGCCGGGCACCGCCTGAACTACTACATCGACACCGCGTTGACGGTGGACAAGCTCGATGAGGCCACCAGCGTCTTGCCCCCGATCCAACGCGCGATCTCGTCAACGAGCATCGCGGTGCAATATGCGGCCACCATGAACCATGCAGGCATCGGGTTGCTCCCCACGTTCCTCTCGGAACATTACCCGAATATGATTCCGGTGCTCCATGACCAGTTCACCTACCACTCCGAATACTGGCTGGTGGGCAGGGAAGAAGCTTTGCGCAGCCGCGCCGTGCAGGAAACTGTGCGTGCGTTGAACGACGCGGCCACTACAGGCGACTGGTTCATCCCGCCTTTCCCGGCGTATGACCTGTCCCGAGGCTAG